The Oryza brachyantha chromosome 6, ObraRS2, whole genome shotgun sequence region TTATCGTGATTAATCAATTACATACgatatacatatatggatCAAATCGTGGTTCAATCGAAAAATTCTCGGTTCAATTATAGAATTCCTGGGCAGCGCGGCAAATTTGCATTTAGGCCCTTGCCTTCCTTACAAAGGGCGGAAAGAGCTTAAATGCAAAATTCGCCGTGTCGCCGTTTACGGCCGTGGCTCGTGACCGAgtggccgtttgccacgtcaccttttcGTCTCCTAGAGGACGGCAGcgggttagttttgtgattttttaaaatataaaaaataaatttgtaaattatttaataaataaaattcaaaattcaaaaaattcgacCACCTTCCAGCGATCCCTTCGGGACCCCACTCGTCGGCCTCACCCATCCCGGAACCTTCCCGCCTTTCCTCCCTTCACGCGCAAAGTCAGCGTTTGCCCCCGTCGCCCAGTCAGCCGCCGCCAAAAGTCATTCACACGACATTCCAGAAACGCGCATCATCCATGACCACGAGCATCGctagctcctcctcgccaagAAACCAAGAATCAAATTTCCTTGTTAGCTGTCCATGACCGCAACGTCGACCTCATCGCCACCGCCCACCGGCGCTAGCTGATCGAGCTGCCTATAAAAACACCACGCCACCGGCCGAGCTTTGCATCTAGCCTACCTTACCTTACACGACAGAGTTTGtttaatcgatcgatcgatcgcgcgCGGCGAGATGAGCAGCTCGTACGGGACGTCGTGGGCGGACCAGTGGGACTACGGCAGCGACCCGgccccggcgccgtcgtcgtcgtctggGAAGAGGAGCGGCGGAGGGAagaagagcggcggcggcgtggagaagacgaaggcggcggcggcgagcgggctGAGGAAGGTGAAGGAGGGGACGGCGCATGGGTTCCAGTGGATCAAGGACAAGTACCAGCACAagaaggccggcggcggcggcggcaagaagGCGCAAGGGGAGCAGCGGAGCTCCGAGATCGCCGGCTACTGATCGTTCGTCCGTCCGTCTTAGTGTTCGAGATCAGATCGATGCTCTTGCACTTGCAGAGGTCGGCTGGACGGATCGACCAGTGTTGATTGATTCGTTTGCTTTGTTCATCTCGTgtgtagatatatatatttagtttgattatgttctcttctttctcatGTATCTAGATATAAACGAGGTTTGTTtctgtttgtctttttttttagtttttttttattaacttcgacTTTGGTATGTGAAAAGATACCGGAAGTGTCATACGTTATAATGATATACTCTcttcgtttattttttattttgcattgctagttttttcaaaactttagtaaaaatacaaaattataaatcacacTCAAAATACACATTTGATGGTAAAATAACTCACaacattataattatataaaaactttaaataagatgaatgatccgACTTAGATTAAACAGTTAacgacataaaaaaaattccaagagAGTATTTGAGACCTacgcatatatattaaagaagagtaaatttcacaaaaccacaGTCTTAAGGTGATCGTAAAAATGAAGCCCTATTTTTTGCATTATGTTTCAAGTAGCCATAGGTTTTAAGGCAAAATGTTTCGCAAAACCAAACATCCATACCTAAATCATTTGTTTGGATATTGcacttatatataatatacttataaagaatatgttgaattttttaacattggtTAGTTTGTAAACGAATATCGGTTGCTAATTACATAGTTTGGGTTTATGTAATTTGTGTTACCAAGTTTTGCATCTTAATCTTTTCCCATCATGAACCGAGGGAGTTAGGAAGGAAACATACCAAATGGTATATGCGTGTATATTTTCAGCCTTTTTACGTGAGTATATGCTTGTCAATACTGTATTATGgtgaaatataagtattttgcaTAAATATGAGGTTTTGTGGAAAATTTTGCCACAAAACATGTGGTTCCTTAGAACAAATTCTAATAATTGGAGTCCTATGTTATCGACACCCCAAGACCACTAGTACGTTTCATGAAATTTATTATTCCCTTCGTTCTACGTTATAAGACCTTCTGGttttacctagatttatatatatatatgataataaatctacatatatatacagaacATATACATCTATAcataatgaatctagacagaCCTAGAAAGTATTGTAATATGGAATGGAGCAAGTACATtaaagaactataaaatttctaaatatatcataGTAGTAGGGTAATGTTACAATTATTGAGAAAGTATTCttgataattaaaattttaataccttctaatacaaattaatttgaggcacaaaattttacatatacttCACATTACTTTCTTAATGACGGTAAAGTTGCTCGTTTTAGTAATACAACTGGATGGCCATGTTGGATGATATTGTTTACTGTTCAGAACAGAGTCCATGGCTCTATGCCACATGTTTCACACGAAACATTTGAATTCATTACGATTTgtcatttctctctctctctacaaaGTATAAATTACTTATGAAACTATGATCCGCATCCAGATTTCCATTATGTGAAAACCTCCGCTTCAAATTCCATGACCAAGTACTCACGGAGAGAAGGCTAAATGCACAAACAATCTGTAGTTCTACAGAGTCGAGCAGCAGTACACCAATTTACAAGCtctctctgaaaaaaaaaaaagctctgaAAACATGGACATCACCTGAACTAAAAAGTTTGTAATCTGCAGACGAACAAACAGCAACAATGGCCAGATCGTTCAAGCAATCAGGCCTCGGCACTGCACTGCTAAAATCCTACCTCTAACTGATGCATCCATGGCGCCATGGCGGCAAGATCAGTAGTACTTGCACAGGTGCACGAAGACGACGAAGCTGACGCAGCTGAGGAGCGCCAAGAACCAGTAGTACCTGTCCAGGTGCGCCTCCCGAGGGTCGTCGGAGAACCagccgtggccgccggcggccgtcgccgtggccATCTCGATGGCGGTGATGAGGAACGCGCCGAGGAAGCTCCCGACGCCGAAGACGCTGAGGTAGAGCGCGATGCCGACGGTCCTCATGGCGCCGGGCACCTGGGTGTAGAAGAACTCCTGCATGCCCACCACGGCGAACACGTCGGAGACGCCGAGCAGGACGTACTGCGGGAGGAGCCAGGCTATGCTCAGGctggcgccggccgccgcggcgcggagcCGCCGCGCCTCCACGAGCGCCGCGACCGCCATGGCGACGATGGAGAGCACCATGCCGACGCCGATCCGCTGGAGCACGGTGACCCCCTTCCCGTCGCCGGTGACCAGGCCCGCCAGCGGCACCACCATCCGGTCGTAGAGCGGCATGAGCAGGATGATCGAGACGGTGATGGAGCTCTGCAGCATCGCCGGCGGGATCACGAAGGCGCCGCCCGCGACGCGGTGGTCCATCGCCATCCCCTGCCTGGTGAAGAACGTCATCGGCTGCTGGAAGATCACGGCGAACATGAGCATCATCGCCCAGATTGGGAGCAGCCTGAGTATGATCTTGGCCACGCTCGGTGCAGCCTCGCCCatggccacctcctcctcgcgtTTCTCATCAGCCAACTCCACCTTCGTCAATGGCTTCTCCTGCAACCTGTACTCCAAAACCCCACATTTTATCCGTCCATAGTTTTCCATGCAACCTCGTCGACATGAACTCGATCTCAGAGCTTACTCTAGCTCGCTCAAGACGATGTCGTCAGTGTCGTCTTCGTCTCGGGAGGGCAGCGTGATCTTTCTTGCAGCGACATTCGCGAGAAGCGATCTCAGAGCTCCGAAGACaccactaccaccaccacggcATGGCTTATGAGCAACCCTCGTCGGCTGCCTCTGCTTCTTGTACAGCGGCGCGCAGCAgaagaaggcggcgacggacacggccatggcggcggaggggatggCGAAGCCGAGGCCCCAGCCGACGGTGTCCTGCACGTACGACATGGTGGAGTTCCCCAGCAGGCTGCCGCTGCAGATGCCGAAGTACCACCACTGGAAGAAGAGGCTCTTCACCTTGCTCCTCTGCTCTTCggttgctgccgccgccgtcgtgccgccgtcgccgtcgtcgtcgtcgtcgccgatgtCGAGCTGGTCGGCGCCGAAGGCTTGCAGCGAAGGGTTGTAGCCGCCTTGGCCGACGGAGATGAGGTAGAGCGGGAAGAAGAGCGTCGAGCATGGCATCCGCGTGTGCAGCAGTGCCCACAGTGTGAGCCCTATTAGCCCCTGGTGATGAAACAGTCATTGTGATGTTGGAGCACTAAACTACTAATTAAGATGCTAAATATCAGGAGATGTTTTAAGTTCTTATGAATGGATTGGATTgagtttcttttatttttaggaaaaaaaatatgtcatgGTGTTGGTTGTTACTATtgaaatggtttttttttaaacctgTTGTCTCTGTCCTAATCCCTGAACCATCGGAAACAACAGCAACTGTCTGCATTTGCAATAGCTCTTGTCCTGAAGTAATTTTGTCTCTTGGTCCAATAATTAAACACCACATATACTGCACTTGTCTGAtctccatataaaaaaaaataaagtttcttGACTAGAaccttttcttgaaaaaaaaattcaggctAGAGCTACAGAATTAAGAACCAGTCTGTCCATTCCGAGTTTTGGACAGCTACAAGGTGCAGAAACGCAGAAATGGACAGAGTGATTCTTAATTCATAATTGCCAAGCTTCTCGGCTAACTGAAACAGCTAGAAAACCGAGATGACCAATCGGAAGGCTCATGTTTAATGGCAGCATGAATGatgaatcaatcaatcaatcagaggaggaggaggaggaggagatgaagaGTGGATTAGCTTACGACGACGTAGAgcagggaggaggcggtgatGGTGGAGTAGCGGTCCCAGTaggagtcggcgacgacggcgctggCGAGCGGCAGCATGGAGGTGACGCCGCTCCACGTGCTgacgctcctcgccgccgccgacgtgctcATCTCCACCACGTCGGTGAGGTACGTCACCAGGTTGGACGCCACCCCCTTGTACGCGAACCTCTCCACGCTCGCCACCACTGCACGCGCACATGCCTAGCTGCTCCATCACGCCCGCCATGGATATCTCAAGATCAAGCTCGCTCGCACGCATTACCTATGATGAGGACGCATGGCCTGCtcagcctcgccgccaccgccgtcgcctccgtcGTCGGAGTCTTCTTCCCCGACGACATGACCGGCCGATCCGTCTCGCCCTTggcttcctcttcttgttcttgttcacGTACTTAtagaggtcgtcgtcgtcgtcgtcgtcgccgtcgatggCGATGAACCGGGACGCCTCCCGCTACCTTTCTTGGCGGCGGCATGCATGATTACACATCGCGCACTGGGCGAGATGCAGGCCAATACGAGAGCCATCGAGATACTGAGCTCCGGAGTTTGTACAGCCATGAAGTGGAATCCACCACAAACAACACCCAAATCGCTCACTAGCTCTCCTGACCTTTTTAAGGAATACATGCAAatgccttctttttctttctttttttatttaatctcTCAGGGAGATATGTCCACATTGTGGATGCATTCCATACCATGGTGGCATCTCCACATGAGAGGCAAAAGGTTGAGGATGCATGCCTGCAGGTAGCCTGCTAGCTAGTGCAGAAACACCCATAACTTTTAAGGTGAATACATAACATATGTATTAAACAAATCATGTTTGAACTTTGTTCTACTCAGGCTATCATGGAAACATCtctccgtttttttatttgacccAATTGAGTTTTGGATCACGTTTGACCgatcgtcttttttttttttacaaatatacaaaattataagtcattcttCAAGTTCtgttagtaataaatcaaatcataacaacataattaataattatataatttttataagacTAATGATAAACCTAAAAGGCaacaatgtcaaataaaaatactagtaACAAagagagcatatatatattttttgttctctCAGGGAGATATGTCCACATTGTCGATGCATACCATAACATGGTGGCATCTCCACATGAGAGGCAAAAGGCTGAGAGCATTCTCAACggttcatctaaatttggtcatccatatcttcatttagatgatcatctaaaacagttttatccttcgtatctctttatactccagcagatcatccatatatgatatactttatatctctttgaaGGATGAAGAGaagacatctaaatatagagagAGTTTTTCTCTCCTGATATAgataacatctaaaaataaaggatgtgATAAATTTTCTGTTGAAGCTGCACTTTTacccttcatcctctattttacgatagaggatgggatagaAGAGCTGTTAGGATGCTCTGAGGATGCATGCCTGCAGTAGCCTGCTAGTACAGAAACACCAATAACTTTTAAGGTGAATAcagatcatatatattaaacaaGCAATGTTTGAACTTTGTTCTACTCAGGCTATCGTGGAAACATCTCTTCGTATTTTTATTGACACTATTGAGGTCTGGATCATGTTTGACcgatttgtcttattttttttacaaatatacaaaattataagtcattatttaagttttgtcagtaataaatcaaatcataataaaataattatttttttaaataattaaatactttttaataagatgaacgatagaccaaaaagtcaacaacgtcaaataaaaatactactaaCAGAGAGAGCATATTGATGCAGGAAGCTTTTTGCGTGTTcgcaaaacaaaatttgtcGAAACAGCATATTGATCGATGTTTGGGAGCTTTTTTGCCTACACCGTTAATTTGAgctttgttttcttaaaatgCTCGTATTCTTGTGCATTCAGTGAACTGCCTACTTGCATACATAGTGCTCTGAGTGTGATTGCTGTAAAAGGCGCAAGGCAACGGAGAAGTAAGCCAAAGTGGTACTTGTTGTCTAGACAACTGAGGCTAAAATGACCACATCCATCGCTTTCTTGTTTAAACCAGGCATCATCAGGGTTCACTATTTCGTAACGCATAAACATTCCGAGGACCGAAATTCcacaaaatttgaacaaaGAGGGAAAAGGCCAAAAATTACTGGGGACCTAAAAGTATTCATCTATGATGTAGCAAAAAGGCAAAAGGACAAAATGCTGCTTCTAGTTCTTAAGTACTATAGGGGGTggtcatttgttttttcacggcatatttacaaacgaaaaataagttgtgaataaaacttttatatgggTATCCAGGATGaaataaaagttaaggctggaaaataaacttcgataaaaaaatcctcaaaatAAACACCAAgttaaaggttaaaaatttaaaatttggcttatcaGCGTaatcaaaaatgaaaagatgtgGGTATACACCTGACCATCTGAGTCACACAAAACAATAGTGCAACATGGACTCATGCTTGTGGAGCTCTAGCCTTGAACGTAAGGAGAAACAGAAGATAAATATAACCAGCCACGTTACGGCCCCTTTTAGGACATAGTATATATCTAATTTGCAATGCCGTTCTCTTGTGAAATACCTTTTTGGCcagttctttctttctttctttctttcttttttccccaaaGGGAGCATTGCACGAATACTGTtccttttgttaaaaaaaatggagatggTCATACGTCTAGGTtgacacaatatgtgtattctcaaacaaagatatatacatataattctTATCAATTTATCTACTGTTGTTGTTTCTAAAATGATAGATGAATACTTTTAGGTCCCCACAAAGAtatatacacaatatgtgCCATTCATAAAGTTTGCACCGCTGATACCTACAGGGCAAACCATCCATATCGTATTTTCTGTAGCTCGATGTCCATAAATATTAACTAGAACCTAATTAAAGATCTCTCTTTTCTTAAAGGAAACACATCCTTCTAATTTGAACCATGTATATGCATAACTTGTTATAATCCTTTGCTGTTGTAACTCTTCATTTGAAGCAACaagaagaattattactcGAGAGTTCAGACCAACTTTGAACATGAAGTTTTACTTTCAATATACCTGCAACACGTTTATATAATTGATGATGTGCTGCATATGACTGACCCTAGaggaaataaataattttcttaaagaaaccacttaatttttttttggtttttgaaaCGATAATTTTTATGTGACGTGAGATGGGAATAAGGACAAATGACTTTGCTTTTAAGTATTAGAGATTTGATAGACAGAAAGCTAATTCAATAGTCCGCTGGCATATCCGCATATGGCTTCTCAACCATGCGaccaaaatttatcaaatgatGTTATTCCCCATCTACTATAAACACagaacaattttaccatcgttgagaaggtatcaggaggtaacactgttttctatgtataattttacatataaaacagtggtacctcctaaggataaaaaaattgctcataAACAAAAGTTCACTATGGATGGTCAGAAAAGTACTCCTACTTGTATTTTGTTGAAATAAACCCCCAAAACCTGTGTGTGAGCACATACCTAATTATTATTCCACCATCCTGAGTCAATAATCAATTGCTAATTTGTAGTAGTACATCCGAAGTGCTGGATTACTTTAGGAGAGCAGGGAGCCAAATGAGGGGATAAGAGATGACAAAGCAGCTAGGAGGACAGAAAATCGCATGCTGGCTAGCTTTGTCCCTGTGGACGATGATCGGTGAGATCCCTATTGCTTGCCGATGTGGAGCTCACTTCACTGATCGACCTGCTTTAGTTtctggcttttttttttcatccccTGGAGGACTGCATGAGTGTGTGGTTGGTGGCAAATTTCAGCCACAGATGGCACATTGTTTCGGCAGAAGCGTTTTGTACTGTCCTATAATGATTGAAGCAACTTGACAGGCTTTCAGAAGTACTTTTATTCTATTAATTAAGTTGGGatacataataataataataataataataataataataattattattattatgcttTAATTTGAGCCAAAATAGAAGCATCACTGTCTTCCTAGGTAGAATAGTAAC contains the following coding sequences:
- the LOC102714565 gene encoding protein NRT1/ PTR FAMILY 5.8 codes for the protein MSSGKKTPTTEATAVAARLSRPCVLIIVVASVERFAYKGVASNLVTYLTDVVEMSTSAAARSVSTWSGVTSMLPLASAVVADSYWDRYSTITASSLLYVVGLIGLTLWALLHTRMPCSTLFFPLYLISVGQGGYNPSLQAFGADQLDIGDDDDDGDGGTTAAAATEEQRSKVKSLFFQWWYFGICSGSLLGNSTMSYVQDTVGWGLGFAIPSAAMAVSVAAFFCCAPLYKKQRQPTRVAHKPCRGGGSGVFGALRSLLANVAARKITLPSRDEDDTDDIVLSELELQEKPLTKVELADEKREEEVAMGEAAPSVAKIILRLLPIWAMMLMFAVIFQQPMTFFTRQGMAMDHRVAGGAFVIPPAMLQSSITVSIILLMPLYDRMVVPLAGLVTGDGKGVTVLQRIGVGMVLSIVAMAVAALVEARRLRAAAAGASLSIAWLLPQYVLLGVSDVFAVVGMQEFFYTQVPGAMRTVGIALYLSVFGVGSFLGAFLITAIEMATATAAGGHGWFSDDPREAHLDRYYWFLALLSCVSFVVFVHLCKYY
- the LOC102706011 gene encoding uncharacterized protein LOC102706011, with the translated sequence MSSSYGTSWADQWDYGSDPAPAPSSSSGKRSGGGKKSGGGVEKTKAAAASGLRKVKEGTAHGFQWIKDKYQHKKAGGGGGKKAQGEQRSSEIAGY